Genomic segment of Mercurialis annua linkage group LG6, ddMerAnnu1.2, whole genome shotgun sequence:
AGTTTCAATTTTCACTTCGAATTCAAATctaacgatcataactttctccaaaaacaaagaaaactgtaaattattaatttatttgttctcattaaaaatctattaaaaacggtttcaaacggtttcaaatacagtttcaattgcagtttcaaaccgtttataaaggtttcaaacagtctaatacagtttctaaaaaacgctttcaaacagtctaaaaataacagtttccaacagtttacaaaagtttcgaacagtataaacagtttcaaaccgtttacaaatgtctcaaacagtctaaacagtttctaaaaaaatactttcaaatagtctaaaaataacaattttgaacagtataaaacagtttcaaaccgtttacgtataaaataacagtttcaaacagtttaaaataatagtttcaaaccgtttataaaggtttcaaaaagtataaaacagttgcaaaccgtttacaaaggtctcaaaTAGTctaaacagtttctaaaaaacactttccaacagtttaaaaaataacagtttcgaacagtataaaacagtttaaaccgtttacaaaggtttcgaacagtatacaacaatttcgaaaaaaaattcaaacgatttctaaaattaatttaaaacattcgAAAATTAGGTCAAAACatcattaatgaagaacattacgattttttcaaaaaaagttgtaaaaaattccagaaaacgatgctataataattaaaacaacatagaaagaaagaagaagaagaagaactttcTCATCTATCACCCATTACATTttcttaaactcttttttttattcaaattgttTTGTCTTaaagttcatttgtataatGTGGAAAATAGAAAAGAAGAAACGAAAAAGACGAAGAAAAAAAGTTACagtgaaaaaagaagaaaaagaagaagagagaaaaaagttGCCggaaaaaagagaagaaaaagacGAAAAAAAGgaggaaagagaaaaaagagagagaaaaagaaaaaaatgagataTACATGtgtctaaaaaaatgaaagtaaaaatacaaataaattattttactaattgagagtacaactaaaaacaatagaaaaatagagtaaaaaagtaaatttttgaaattgaagtatttagaataaataaattaaaaaaaagagtcTTTTGTGCAAATTTCTCATGAAGAAAGAACAAACAGCCGCACAAACATCACCCTGCACAATATCCGAAAATGTCTTATAAAATACACCAGAGAAGCCATTTGGACCCAGCGCAATATTAGCATCCATATCGAAAACTGTTTTTCTAATAACCTTCGTTGAAAGACAGCTCAccaaaaaatcattttcctcCTCCGAGACCATGTTGGATACTACTGATTTtatcaaattgatattcgaGGAAACTGAGAAATCACATTTGAAAAGGTCGTGATAATAGTTGAGGACATGTTGTTCGATAAATCCATTATCATTCGAAAAACCATCATCAATACGCAAAATGGACATTCCTTAATTAGATTTCCTTCTAACTAAATGTTGATGAAAGAAAGCCGAGTTGCGATCCCCGACCATCGGACAGTTAATTCTGCTTTTCTCCTTAACAAAAAGTTATTGTGCAATTATTTTGGTCGGTTCAGTTCTATAACAGCAATCCAAACCGAACAAAATCTATGCTTTTTGTTTGGTCTGGTTTGGTTTTTAGTTCCATCAAATTTTTACACCCTCTAGTTGGAGATTGTAATACTCGCAATAAATACCACATAGAATGAGTAGGACATATGCAAGCACAATCTAACGTTGGTTACTCTTAAACATTATCCACCTACTCACAAtgctaaaaaaacaaacaaattaatatttgtATCAATGTGCAACACATGTTCAATATTACtagatatttaatttttttcagtcTAAATTTGGTCTTTTACGGATCGCTCTCATACAAGTTTCATTATCCTCAAATTGCAAAATTCACTCGTATGAGAATGCTCCATCATAAACATACTatgatttttctataattatacaTATGTGTAGCCAAGAATTCATAAAGTTCACCCTTATAACCGTGGtctgaataaaataaaatggtatTATATATGTGAGGCTATGAATTCAAGATTGATTTGGCGGAATTTGCAATATCTGTAATAGTATCCTATGTAGAGCTTGAGGCTTTGAGAAAAATGGGGCATGATCTGAACCTTTGAGCATAAAAACTTGTTGTGGAGGACTGGAGTTGATGATGGCTTCTTGTAGAGGGAGAGGAATTGCGAAATCTTGTTGAGTTTTGATATAAAAACGGGGGATTGATCCGTATTTCTTCTTCGAAAGACACAATTTCTCTAGAACCGGTGCAATTGGAATTGCTCTCATTGATAATGTTGCTAATGCTATATCCTGGAAATTCATAACAAACAAATAATCACAATTAATGTAAAAATGGTTACTATAGACATATATTATACAATATGTTATATTTAtcgaaaaaaaaagatgaatggAATAGATTCACAAATTtgtaaaaagattaaaaaaaagacatgaggattaattgtaaattaacaTACGAACTTTATCTTTATTTgtaattacaacacgaactttataacttaacaattaccacaccaactttcattttttggaaaATCGGTACACCAAAGTAGAAAAATACTAACATGGACCTTATAATATACAGACCTATTATAGAACGATTGAAAATACCTTTGGAGAAGTTTGATTAAACAATAAATCTTTCAAAAATGGCTTGTCTAGAGTAATTGCAGTTGGAGGGTAATTTTTGCCATTgccatatataaataattggGCTTGTCGCATTAGATCAGTAGCATCTgtctaaaatagaaaaagaaaatgcaTAGAAATTCAAGCAAATCAAATGGAGGCTATAAACAACAATATTAATGATACCTGTAACCGGGACAATACATCAAAGGCACTCTGGCCATTGGACAACATTGGTGCAGCTATGAAAATTGATTTAGCAATTTTAGATGGAAATAATTCCATTACATATGATATACAAGCACCACCAATGTCATGTCCTACCAATATCACCTGCATTTCATCACAAAAATCTTCACTTGTTTATTATTAATCtcaattaaaatatcaatttttactttagctaatttttaattttttttattaatttttaatttatatgagtCAAAATTCACAATATTTGTTAATATCACAATCTCAAGATATTAATAGTTTTATGAGGAGGCACTGATTAATAACTCGAACAGTACCGGATCGGTCAGCTGTTTAGTCCAACTAATCTAAAAACCCGGAAATCCGGTCCAATCGAATTGAACAAGTAATCAGCCCGGTTGAACTTGTGATTCAATCAGTTTGAACATAAACCATGACCTAGATCTATTTTTATGCATAATTTACTCAACCGGTTAAACAGCTAACCTTATAGGTTCAGCTGCTGGTTTTCTTTttaaacaaagggtcaacgcaccccctgaacttgtgacacggggtcatctaacccggtttatacttttttgagcaactaaccccaaaactcttcattttttgatcaaataaccccataattcatttttttattttaaaaaatggatttaggataattatatcgcaacaattaggaaagtatctaattacttttttacaaTCCTcactccgatttgtattttacgcgttttaaaaatacaattatgggattatttgacctaaaagtgaagagttttggggttagttgctcaaagaagtataaattgggttagatgaccccatgtcacaagtttaggggcgcgttgaccctttgttcttttctttttaatcacTGTAAGAAGATATTTCTTACTAGTTTCTTCTCTGCATAATAGTTTTTTAGCTAGCTCTCTTACTAGCATTCAGTATTTGAGTTTCTGTTTAGAAATGGAATTATCCTCTTTGTGCTAAGCACTTTCATTATCAGATGATGAAGATCTGAAGGTGTGTGACTTAGGGGAAAAAGCAAGGAGTGTGGGTGAGCAGAAGGTTGCACATTCATTATTCGGAAAAGTTATATCTACAAAAAAGTGACCCGGTGAGGGTTTTATTTCCACTATTAGTTTCATTAGGCGAACGAAAAAGCCAGTGATGGTTGAATCTCTAGGCGATAACTATTTTGTCTTTCACTTCAGTTTGCAAGAAGTAGAAGAAGAGTTCTAGCGGGAGGGCCTTGGAAATATCTGGAGAATCTCATTGCTCTTGAAATACCAACGGGAATGTGTGATTTTATGACgatgaaatttgaatttgttgtcTTTTGGGTTCAAATTCATAATCTGCCCCTTATGTGATTGAACAAAGAAGCAGGCATATCTTTAGGGTCCCAGATTGGCATAGTAGAAGAAGTGGATCCAGGAGCGTCTTGAGATTGTTTGAGGAAGTACATCTGTGTCAGGGTTAAGGTGAACATTACTAAACCTTTAAAAAGaggtttaaaagttaaaatcgATTCTCAAGGTTCAGTTATTGTAGCAATGTTGAGGTATGAACGATTGCCTGAATTGTGCTTCAGATGTGGAGTTATTAGACATCCAATGATTAAATGCAGTAACACTGATGGGGAGGTGAACACAGTATGCAAGTATAATGAGTTAATTCAAGCTGGTCCTGTTCAATGGATTAACAATAGAGGGAAGAGGCAGAGGAACAATTCCGGAAAAGTGGTCGGAGAAGAGAACGGGGAGGATTTGCCATTGATGAAGTCGAAGGATTCAGTGGCGAAAAATATGGAAACAAGAGGGATTAGTGGagaattaatatcaaaatctcAACTTCCCTTAGTGGTGGAGAAAAAACAGGGAGGAGGGAATTTCCATATTTAAAAACCTTTTGAAATTGGAAAGGATGTGGTATTAATGAACTTATTGATATTCCTGTTGACCAGGATTGGAGATAAATGGTGAAGAGAATTTGGCGCGTTTCAGGGGGTAAGTCCAAAAAGGAAACCTCTGTTGGGcttcaaatcaaaaccaaagaaAGGGGTTTTAAAAAGCCCAGTACGAAGCCCAGTTTGCTGAAAACCCATGTAATTGTGATAGGTAGAACGTCCCTGTTTTTTGATATTTCTAATATTATTGAAGAGGTGGATGATGAAGAGATTCAATGTCAAAATGGTGTTTTACCAGCTAAAGAAATTTCAGAAACGTTATCTCAAATTAGAGAATATATTGCTGGTGACAATTTATTGGTATCCCCACGGTGGTTCCTGTTAATCAAGACCCCCCACAACAATGAAAACCATCAGTTGGAACGTTCAGGATCTGAGCTCCCTTAGAACGTTCAACAAGTctagatttaattattaaatttagttattttagccTAGTAATTTGGGTGACCCTTGTTAGTTAGTTTAGCCCTAGTCGATGAttgtatttttacagctctcatcatcttttctagaatagttgactcaatgtgttgagaaaccgttcttgtaattttcgttattattaatgaaaattttagccTTTGAAAAAGAAACACTAGGAGCGGCATCTAATTCCAATTGagccaaaaaattattttatttttaaccgagtttaattgattttatatgaatttaaaattttcaaatcaaactTAACTAGTTGTTTTGATTTTCATCAAAAGTGAAAACAAGAATTACTTCCAATGCCGAACCGAGCTAAAAAGACttctttattataatttatatcaaAGTGAGCTGAATTTAGTGGctcggtttgatttggttttttttttcttactcCAGCATTATATAAAAAAGAACCCCTAAAACTCCAGAATGTAATAAATTGAAGTGACAAACCTGATGTCCTTGTTTGAGATTGTGAAGAAAATCAATGAGTGGTTGTATGTATTGGGATAGAGAAGTAATAGTGTTGGGATCAGATGAATGAGTGCCGGATGCTGTTAAGTCAATTGCATCAACTTTAACCCCATTTTCCTCCAGAAGTGTAACCACTTTATACCAACACCAACCTCCAAAACCACCTCCATGTACTAGCATTACATGTTTGGTCTCAACATCATCAATCTTTGCATCCTAAAATACGTATATAGTAAGTTAGTTATGAGTTTACAATATCAGATTCCAGTTGTATGAAACGAATAATCAAATAAAGCCTATATAATCACATACTAATGCAAATCGGGTTTTTCCGGAAATTCTAACGCATACTTTTTGTGTCCGTTTTACGTAATAAAGCagtttgtattattttttataggtTTAGCCATTCAGAAATATctcaccttttttatttttttcgtttatgcctcatcttttaaaatctttaatttcaacatatttttcaattttcagtttcaattatagccaatCAAATTGGAGCGGAAAAACATCCAAATATACctattgtttcatattgttccaattagcatttttttataaatcttttTGACAGAATCAATATGAAGAGTATATTTAAATCTCTTTTCactccaatttaaacaaatgtcTAAATGTCTAtaactaaaattgaaaattgaataaTGGTTAAAATTGAGAATTTGAAAGATGCGGCCATAAACgataaaattcaaaaagttGAGGTATTTTTAGATGATTTaacctaatttaaatattagagGTCCAACGGGTCAGTAGCTATTTTATAAAGGTGATAAACGCACACTAAAGTTAATATTAATAGATGTGATGCATAGAATTCAAATCTCAAATATTTTATTCTCGTGATATAAGAACACCAACCGAAATATTCCTTAGTAGGTAACTATATATCTCACCGTTAATGATAGTTTCATATCAAataaaatgtattatttaaaattttaagaattttatGATAGATGAAatgtgaaaaaaatattttaaataaattaaagaaaatcaaatgaaGATATTATtgtttatctatactatatataaaagcacggatgggggggggggacaggcaaatttgcTGAATAATCTTTTCCAgattactactaaataaaggttttatagtcattaactaattagctATTTAAtaaatcactattgtaattaaagtcctaattagaataggtagctaaattatctccaatttagtttttaatatgtaaaaaataactaaatgcctccaaattaataggaatacttatcttttagtttgattgaactacaaaattaaaatattgtatttggtcaatataatattatttaaatttctatctattatttttaaagatattattaataaaattaagttaattatttaattatggttattataaaatcaaaagaagaataaattcagtatggaaaaaaatttaataaacgaatatattatatttactcttacaaaaaattcttaactaatttaatattaattataaataaaaaattaatataattataataaatttactaatatgttcattgacgagttacgttacgagccacgtgcatagcacgtaatgcgaaactagtataattAAATGATAATGTATCAACACAAATGTTGAAACACGTATTTAACTTGACCAAATCAACTTCTCTATTATACAAGGTGTCGTACCACTAAAAcaatcaaattaatcaaaactaTCTTAACATATAGTTAAGAAAATCAATTCAGAATCATGGAATGGTCTAATTGATTTTTCAACTTCGCGAGAATTTACGAAGGTCTCGAGTTCAAGATTTCACACGATCATAAATAAACtcgaataaataaataaataagaacaACAAAGAAACGAAAACGTGACTTACAAGTCGAGCTGGTTTCAACAAATGATCGAGAGAAGGACGTTGTTTAGAAGTGGAACTCTTAGTAAAAGGTTTGGTTGAGGTTTGAGAAGGATAAACAAGAGAATGCGATCTCGGAAACGGAAGACTGCCGTTTTTCTGATGATGCCGAAAAAGCATGGCAGCAGCAATGGCTTGTTCTGCTAAATCCTCATCCAAATAAGAAGAAGCTAAGCTTTTTCTTTCACTTGAACATCCTACAGAATTACGTGGAGGTTGCGGCGGATGTGTAAACCctttttttctcacttttttcTTGTCTGGTGAGATACATGTTAATGAATTCCCCATTGTCTTTGCATGTAAAACAAAGGTTTAAGCATATTTATATGTAATAGAGATAGTTGAACTCACGTTTTGCTTCTCTTGAATTTGTATGTATAATGTATATATACATTAGACACGTGTAGTAAAGGCTTTTTTCTTGATATCTTTCAGTGGTTGGGAGACCTTAAATTAACTATGCATTTAGAATACTTTGGATGTACACTGCAGTAAATAACTAAATATGCAAGAATCAtaaatgttttttgttttgtatttagGCCATTGTGAGTAAATTTCTCCACATCAATTTAATTCCATAGGTGATGATATGGAGTATAAATTGTTACCAAGTTCGAATCTGCATATATCTAACATTGTTTTGAATTCATTTTACAATtcaaaaattagtaaatttcaTGTGACTCACCTATTTTAGATTAGAAATTCTCATAAAATTAGTATTAAGATATGAGACCATTCAAAAGACAAATTAAGAGTTTAATGGTTAGAGGTTGCAGACCATTAAATACAACATTTGACTAATAAGAAATTAATGGGCTGCACCAAAAAAGGGGTGTCAAGACTCAAGAATATTAAAATGATCGGCCAAGATAGCGGCCACAAATTATCTTAAAAATGTATTGTAAATCTCTAAGATGAGGACATGTTAGAAGCTTTCTAATATTTGACTTTTTCTGCATTCTTGAGCATTCCACTTCTGttcaaattactattatttttaatctcAAATCATGCATTAGCTAAGCATTCATGATACTGCCGTAACTTGAAATAATGGGTTCTTACAAAAAAGACTATACATACCCACAAACTGGGATTTGCTTCTGCCCTGGGATTATACGAACAGAAATAATGGTAAAATTAGTTAATCATTATCAAAATGGTATGGATATCCAaacaatagtaaaaaaaaaaaaggtattacATTTAGAATGAAATTTGTCACCTAAGATGGAATTTCATCATTTGAGTATACAAGGCTATAAATAAAGGCCAAAAATTCAAGTTAGTGTTGCAGGATATAATACCGGATCACCGATGAGCACAAATGCAGTATTCATGATAGCATTTGGGGGAGATACCAACCAGATCCGATGGTGAATTGGAAATTAAAATGTATCTCTGAGGCTCCCCCACCCAAACTAGATGAAGAATAATGCACTGCCTGCTCAAAGATATGGTTAGATGGAAAAGATTCTGATTTTCAACAGACAGAACTAAAGGCAAAACTGGAGCAGTAACCTTTCTTGTATTAGCGAGTCAAGTCCCTTTTGAGGATGAAGAGTCGAAGATTCCACCACTGTGCAAAGCTCAAAACAACAAAACGCCAGATATTCAGAGATACTAGCAGTACAGGCATCCAGGTTGAGAATGAAAATGCTCCAATGCTGTATGCCACAAATTTGGTTGAATGGTTGTATCATCATCGCTCGTTCTCGATGATTAACTGTGGAAACCATCCTCCTACTTTTAAGCTGCAGGTAAGAAAATCAGATATTAGACCGCCAATACATCCCAGAAATCAGAAAAATTGCTTTATTTTGAAACCTAAAGAGGGCTTCAACCAAGGATTCATAGCAACTGCTGTACAGTTATGCACGATGTGCTTCACAGCTGGAACAGCTGTGTGGATGtgcgtgtgtgtgtgtgtttgatAACAATAACTGAAGATGATATGTCCAGCGGTGACAGTCATAAAGCTCATGAAATGGGTCCAAAAAGAGCGCTTGCTCTAAGACCAGAAAACTTAAATATGTTGTCCGACATCTtaccaaaattttaattctgaGAAGCATAAAAGTGAGGAGCAAGTTCAGTCAGCCACAAATAGTCGATTCTCGTTACATTCCGGATGTACTTCTTAGAAGTCTGGACTAATTCGTTGAAAATTACACACTCTGCTTTAGACCGGAACAACACAGAAAAAGGATGAATCTGCACTACTTCACCACTTGCCAATGCCCTGCCATTTAGTCCAAAACTGTCAGTGTTCTCAACATGGCAAAAATGGAGAGTCAAAAAAGATAACATGGGGTGATAGAAAGAGAAGGTTGGCTGTAGTGATTGCATAGTTACAGCCACTGTTAGGAGCTATGCGGATGTAAATTAAAATACCTGACCACCCAGATGAATTTCACAGCTCATGCGGATGTAAATTACATACCTGTATGTCCCATCAGGCTGCTTCAAAGCTGCATTAAGAAAAAAGGAAGCAGCAAGGCATCTGCGGAACTGAAGCATGTCATCTCCAcaagaagaaatgcaaagacCCATTTGCTCAACGTGCCCTCGAATTTGACTGCAAAAGAAAAAGGACCACATGAGTTCATGAATACCAAGTATAGGAACTACAGAAGATGAACATTAAAAATCTCATAGTTCACAGAATAAACCTAATTCCAAGGAGATAGAAAGCAACAAAGAAGAAAAGAGGAGTGGGGAAAAAGGCAAAGTATTCAACCTGTGAATATCACGAGCATGCCTCAGGGAACgattattaatgaaattttcctTGCACCATTTTTTCAAAACTTTTTCACCTTTACCTCTGAAGTTTTTTTCATTACCAAGTTCCATCTTCCTTTTTTCCCAAAGTTCATCTGCTGTTCGATAAACACTAATCAATGTAACGTGGTCTCCATCTGGACTTGAAAAACATTTCATTGCTGTTTTTGACTGGCGATCAGATATataaattagtaattattaACTGAAAGTTCAACCAAGATGGAACAGTAATAGCAGAACAACTGAAGAAACAATAAAGTTAATGTTAAACCAATAACATTTTTTTCAGTATCTGCAGTGGCATAAGTTTGCATCTACTCATGAGGGTGAGAATTTGGTGGACTATTTATCTTAGGAAAAAAGCACTTCATGCCAGCATACCTCTTCTGACTTCTCACGGGAGACATAAAAAATAGATTCCACTGAGAGCATTGCAACAGTTATTAGCATTTCTTCCAAGCAGTTGAACTGGCTAGCCAGGATGAGAGCTTTGGAATAAATCGGATCCAAGGGAAGCCGGGACATTTGATGGCCGACAGGATCTGACAGCTTACACTCATCGGTCAAAGCACCCAGCAGAAACAAGTGTTCCAGTGACTTGACAATAGCTGCCCTGTTCAAATGCATAAAGAAAACAAATACTATTTTTATGTCACATTAGAGGATACATTTGAGTGATAATTGGACTAATATTTGTTTCCAAAAATTAATCAAGTTCCTCAATACAACACAGAGCATTTGATAGTAATTACCCAATAAAACAAACATGCAAAGCCAATTACCAGAGATAAGCTAATCATGTGATTCCAATAATTAATCAAGTTCCTCAAGACAGCACAGAACATTGGATAGTAATTACCCAATAAAACAAACATGCAAAGCCGACTACCAGAGATAAGCTAATCATGCCAAATGGTCATTTAACAAATGGATTCAAACAGAAGAACACATGAAGTCGAGACAAGGACAAAGAGAATCCATGAAGTAACCATAATAAAAAAACCTTAGCATcgtaaaaaaggagaaataaaacattaatgaaTTACAATTTGTAGCAAAAGACATGATCCTGTTACAGAAAACATGTAACCAGACTACTCAAGAGTAAAATAATGTGAAACCTTACTGGTAATATAAGATGACAGCGCATGCATAATCATGTGGTAACTCGAATAAATTCCAAGAGAGTGTAATTGCCAAACCATTTAAATATGGAAAAACATCTAACTTTTACCTGGATGGTTTTTCCATGAAATCAAACCCAATGATATCATCAACACCTAAAGCCTTGAGCTGCAAGATGACATTTGAAAGGTTGCACCTTTTGATCTCTGGCTTTGTTGAATCCTCAAGTTTCTCAAATTCCCTCTCTGGATAGAGACGAAAGCACTTGCCAGGTCCTTCACGCCCGGCACGTCCACTGCAGGAAAAAGATTTACAGTCattcagaattttttttaagctaATTTATTAAGAATAGCTACCGCAAAGAATTCGACTCATATCAATATTATAATACAAGAGAACAAGATCAAgataaattaagaaattaaaagcaaACCAATTTATGTTTTATCAGACCAATTTAAATCAACTAGATTATGTTTCCAGCTCACCTAATTCAAATAGAGAAAGAACACGAGAGATACATATACTAATACAAAAGAACCCAAGACAAAAAAGGTCGTAAAAGCAAAGTATGggattcaaatattaaaatgattatGGAAGTAATTCAGACATTATTGTAAACTACTCCTACCAAAAGGCAGTTTAATTAGGGAAAATGATTTTGCTATCTATGGTAGTCATTAATCAACCAAACAACATGAGCCATAAACTACCATCCTGAGTAATTAATATTTACTGAAATCACTTTTATATGGAAACTTTAGTCTTTCCCAGGCATAGTCCCCAAGGCGTACCTCCTTTGAAGAGCTTGAGCTTTTGATGTTGGAATGA
This window contains:
- the LOC126687306 gene encoding putative methylesterase 11, chloroplastic, which produces MGNSLTCISPDKKKVRKKGFTHPPQPPRNSVGCSSERKSLASSYLDEDLAEQAIAAAMLFRHHQKNGSLPFPRSHSLVYPSQTSTKPFTKSSTSKQRPSLDHLLKPARLDAKIDDVETKHVMLVHGGGFGGWCWYKVVTLLEENGVKVDAIDLTASGTHSSDPNTITSLSQYIQPLIDFLHNLKQGHQVILVGHDIGGACISYVMELFPSKIAKSIFIAAPMLSNGQSAFDVLSRLQVSLILLFIASI